Proteins from a genomic interval of Tissierella sp.:
- a CDS encoding UvrB/UvrC motif-containing protein yields MLCQVCEKNNATIHFTKIINGNVEEKHICESCAKKNSDFDFEMPFSFQKIFTGFIDAKQKQNVKDISCNCGLTYGKFMENGKFGCASCFEVFQDDVESLLKGIHGHINHNGKVPKRASNRILQRRAIGTLRSEMEESIENEDFEKAALLRDEIKKIQEEIDKIGGEGID; encoded by the coding sequence TACTAAGATTATTAATGGAAATGTAGAGGAAAAACATATATGTGAGTCATGTGCTAAAAAAAATAGTGATTTCGATTTTGAAATGCCATTTTCATTTCAAAAAATATTTACAGGTTTCATCGATGCCAAACAAAAGCAAAATGTAAAGGATATTTCTTGTAATTGTGGATTAACCTATGGAAAGTTTATGGAAAATGGGAAGTTTGGTTGTGCTAGTTGTTTTGAGGTTTTTCAAGATGATGTGGAGTCCTTATTAAAAGGTATACATGGGCATATTAACCATAATGGAAAAGTTCCTAAAAGAGCAAGCAATAGAATCCTTCAAAGAAGAGCAATTGGAACATTGAGATCTGAAATGGAAGAATCAATTGAAAATGAAGATTTTGAAAAGGCAGCTTTATTGAGAGATGAAATTAAAAAGATTCAAGAAGAAATTGATAAAATTGGTGGTGAGGGGATTGACTAA